The proteins below come from a single Chelmon rostratus isolate fCheRos1 chromosome 10, fCheRos1.pri, whole genome shotgun sequence genomic window:
- the cdk16 gene encoding cyclin-dependent kinase 16, translating to MERMRKIKRQLSLTLGRGGAGGGDRTLSDTINQEVTSHSDSEVVSLRGSSGGLKVRGSSSSVQSLLQSYSSSLRKPRGLGRSLSSYLNHTARLEIVHEDVKMSSDGESDPASSSDGVQSPVRVRLRNKKISTEDINKRLSLPADIRLPDGYLEKFNVIGPALFEQPISRRLRRVSLSEIGFGKLETYIKLDKLGEGTYATVYKGRSKLTDNLVALKEIRLEHEEGAPCTAIREVSLLKDLKHANIVTLHDIIHTQKSLTLVFEYLDKDLKQYLDDCGNIIHVHNVKLFLFQLLRGLSYCHRRKVLHRDLKPQNLLINERGELKLADFGLARAKSIPTKTYSNEVVTLWYRPPDILLGSTDYSTHIDMWGVGCIFYEMATGRPLFPGSTVEEELHFIFKLLGTPTEQSWPGINSNDEFVAYNYPQYRAERLSNHTPRLSSEGVELLSKFLQFEGKKRISADESMNHRYFSNLGNRVRTLPDTTSIFSLQEIQLEKETIRPTVTPDPANSPTRRRSLLF from the exons atggagaggatgaggaagatcAAGCGGCAACTGTCACTCACTCTGGGGCGGGGAGGGGCCGGGGGAGGGGACAGGACGCTGAGTGACACAATCAaccaggaagtgacatcacacagtgactcag AGGTGGTGTCTCTTCGTGGTTCTTCTGGAGGTTTGAAGGTTCGAGGTTCGTCCTCTTCAGTTCAGTCTCTCCTTCAGTCGTACAGCAGCTCACTGAGGAAACCTCGAGGCCTTGGACGCAGCCTGAGTTCCTACCTGAACCACACCGCACGACTGG aGATAGTCCATGAGGATGTGAAGATGAGTTCAGATGGAGAAAGTGATCCGGCTTCTTCTTCAGACGGTGTTCAGAGTCCAGTTAGAGTGAGACTGAGAAACAAGAAGATCTCTActgag gaCATTAACAAACGACTCTCGTTACCGGCTGACATTCGTCTCCCAGATGGTTACCTGGAGAAGTTTAATGTTATTGGTCCAGCTCTGTTtgagcagccaatcagcaggcGGCTCCGCAGAGTGTCTCTT tcagAGATTGGTTTTGGAAAACTGGAGACGTACATCAAACTGGACAAACTGGGAGAG GGGACCTATGCTACAGTGTATAAAGGTCGCAGTAAACTGACTGATAACCTCGTGGCTCTGAAGGAAATTCGACTGGAACATGAAGAAGGAGCTCCATGTACTGCCATTAGAGAAG tgtctctgttgAAGGATCTCAAACACGCCAACATCGTCACACttcatgacatcatccacaCGCAGAAATCCCTCACATTAGTGTTTGAGTATCTG GACAAAGATCTGAAGCAGTACCTGGACGACTGTGGAAACATCATCCATGTTCACAACGTCAAA ctctttcttttccagtTGCTGCGAGGTTTGTCGTACTGTCATCGGAGGAAAGTTCTGCACCGAGACCTGAAACCCCAAAACCTGCTGATCAATGAGCGAGGAGAGCTGAAACTGGCAGACTTTG gtttgGCTCGAGCAAAGTCGATCCCGACAAAAACATACTCCAACGAGGTGGTGACGCTGTGGTACCGACCGCCGGACATCCTGCTCGGCAGCACCGACTACTCCACTCATATCGACATGTG ggGTGTTGGTTGTATCTTCTATGAGATGGCGACAGGTCGACCTCTGTTTCCTGGTTccacagtggaggaggagctTCACTTCATCTTCAAACTGCTGG GTACTCCCACAGAGCAAAGCTGGCCTGGGATCAATTCTAATGATGAGTTTGTGGCATACAACTACCCTCaatacagagcagagagactgagtAACCACACTCCCAG gcTCAGCAGTGAAGGAGTGGAGCTGTTGTCAAAGTTCCTGCAG TTTGAGGGGAAGAAGAGGATCTCGGCGGATGAGTCGATGAATCATCGTTATTTCAGTAACCTTGGAAACAGAGTGAGGACACTTCCTGACA cGACATCGATCTTCAGCCTGCAAGAGATTCaactggaaaaagaaacaatcaGACCGACAGTTACACCTGatccag cGAACAGTCCGACCAGGAGGCGGAGCCTGCTCTTCTGA